The sequence ATTATACTAAACAAATAATTCTAActagtaactaaattatcaagcagcAAAATGTTTGTTGTGTATTCAatagagacaaatattccagggttgtgatcgattcaccaatcctattgtgttctagttaactctccatttcatacaattcactcatggttgctaattaatcgaacaattgctctcgtagccttctcccgaagtactcctcgcctattcaaaatagattaatgtCTATATTCCCATGAAAACAATCTATTAAGAATGCATTcagattacgatatttaattaaggatggtgattaggtatattcctatcctaaccacaaatctcctcccccccccccagaaTTAAGATTGTGCTCTCTTTAATTCCTCTATAATTtaaacatggctttcccaagcatagcatagatagtaaatagaacctaaatgatggccaaacaattaagcaattaatcacaaaattaaagaaataacAATATATTGGTGAATTGTAATTAAGATTAAGTCAACGTTGAATAACAATATTTGTGGcaaaatcacaaccccagaactatgggttttaACCACTCATGATAGTATCAAACAATTTCATAAGtgttggataattgaaaatactaagaaaagcTGAAGAAAACTGAGATATCCTCGCTCCTGAATGTGTCTCATGTGTATTCTCCCTTAAAAGTGGCATCTCCCTTCTCAAAATAGGCTTAGTCTTGTTTTTATACGCGTTGGGTAGGTCTAGGTCTGAAATAACTCGTCCCCGGCAAAGTTGGAGAAATTTCCGTCACTAGCATTCATGGCAGTGTGGGGGTGCTGGCTCTAGCGCTGGCCTCCTAAACATTCTATAAAAGGCTTCACAGGCggcgtggggcgctgcctatGACGCTGGAATTCAACTGTTACAcaccaagttttcatacgtgagagtacgtcataagccattgatgtaagctcggaaatgagattatatttggaagaaaataaagtaagttaatcatattaccttgtaggttacaaatatttcatgagtaccaagagggttggaaagtttagaagctaaaccaattaaagaaaataagtttcgtcgaaagttgacaagtttcgaatgttataacatgtactttggggtgagactggGGTTCTTATCAGGATAAGGAGTTTatgctatgagttattttagtcgtatgatagtcatttgctatgttttgaaggcaagcaagttatggaacaagagttggcaaaggtcatcacaagttacattcataaatttgctgaaacttaggtcaaatatagctgagcttttctccaaatatacttgcaATTATAGGGTGATCTACcaataaaattgaagatctacgagtctagtttctaacgcattaaaccgtttgtcgatacggcatcggagtagagagatatttgtgtttttgagagaccgcgcaagcagctcccagtgggacccacttaggtggtggtcgacctacttccctttataaacgatttggacacctatttttaactcattttcaacTCAACTTTGTCTCCAAACTTCTCTTAACCCTTCTAAACagataccacaagggtttgaagtgactacaccatatttcaatatcaaaacttagttctagtgaagaacaacacctctttgaggttgtgttgtcattgaggattgttgtgggttgTGTTTTGCTGAAATTCCAAGTTTTTCTACTGGATAAGGTGAGTATAActgcctactaattgtgcttaagcttgcttgtatgttggttaagttgttaggatgataaactataagataatacttggattagcttaagtcacttctatggtgttgtattgctattgagggttgttgtaaactgaatataacttggattttgacttgaagttactgtaggaggtatgtatattgtgttcttgcttgtgcataaggttatcttgatgttgattaagttaaatggatggggtAGACATGAACTGGTGAATAAAATTActaattgaagatagttggagttgagGATTGTTTCCtttattataaatatatggtataaggatggaatcattgatgaatgactttattatcatgttaatgatactgttaagttaatgtaagaagtctataaggggtgatatgggttatacagattccaatcggagcttgccgctcgtcgtgaagtagttgtgacttgtcgttgttatatggtgtcttgttattgatatttacatGTTGACGGATTTCtctggttattgttgttggtatatggtgttggaggaggcccttgttacaggggagatgctgcccgaatTTACGTAAATGGGCTATTAGCTTAAGTTACaaacttagcctttgctcagcactgattttgaatctccttataccatcatagattgagttgacttgtttgaagagttgcttggaaggtattaaagACTCAATGGGTTTAAGGTATAttaaggcacttccttctttcttttggcatgatctaaagtgaaatgaatctGCTATTTCATAAcgaatctactcctagcaactaaggttgtccatgttgttctttccttataaaattattctaagcaagtttgtatgatccttgaatcctactgaggttcaattgagggtatggatgtccataatgttaatcgaaggtgcaacgaccttaagtcactccgaaaggtttagaacgtgattccatgagtctaacatgcattatatatagtatctattttactctaccgagccgcgctatagtagATCGGGTAcggaacctattgtgcaaccattgATTAGTtaggtttaccgagctccacgtggccgggtacgattctaccaagccttatgatggccgggtacatttttaccgagtcctctttgaggccgggtacgatatgttgatgatgatgcctaaaaaggcgtatgtttttaaaagtttatatatatatatgtattatgcatttcatgtcagtatcccCCAGAGGCATTCAGATGTtataggttgtatctcctctatctttctttacattactgttcttgtttatgctttcctgccttacatactcggtactttattcgtactgacatcccttttgcttggggatactgcgtttcatgcctgcaggtcccgatagacaggttgacattcctcttagtaggctatcagctcagcgaaaggtaTTAGTGCattccacttgctccggagttgcctatttggtcagtataatttggacaagtattgattggtatggcgggaccctgtCCTAAACTTTATGAtgtgtatgtactcttagaggcttgtagacatatgtcatgtatatgaaagattatatggccttgtcggcctatgttcattGTACAAGTGTTCATTTTAGGTCTTATAGGAcagtatgtcacatgtataagtttgtattacatctTGGGTCGTCTTATGTCAAGTATTCCCTTacgttttattctggttatatcatgacggcccttttggcccatttacccatgatggtatgataagaaagatacgttatgttggtactcggttgggtaAGGCAGCGGGTGCCCATTGCGGCTCaccaatttgggtcgtgacaaaagtgatatcagagcagttctttcctagggagtctacaagccgtgtctagtagagtcttgtttatgggtgtgttgtgcaccagacttataagcaggaggctatagggcatttaggattgtcactatttcttcttattctagatcgtgtggtagagctcaattgtaagaattcaaactcctaaatttgactttagtcgtaatacaataatacctacatccacaaagacagttggtaagagattgaatgtggctctggaagagctgagttagaggaactcgattttgcatcatgcttatgatgagtaaatgtaaggtcttcaacagatcatgtgtgtactaagatatgTGAGCTTCTTTACAAGGAGCcccaaggcatgaatatctatccacccatatagTAAAGAGAGACGAGAGAATCAGGAAGTGgatacaagtttcaataagtaaAATAAGCAACTTGAAAAAGAGTAGGAGGTACCCATCTAATGAAGATTATCACTAGTTGCAATTCaagtagagaaatataagcattcaacagtaacagaggtatgtacaattggccacacccatctcagttatgccttatgggagttgacagatatagtttaagagaagaaggGGATAGCAAGATACaattggggttagagtaacccaaaatgttaGATCGATTATTATCATTAACTAACATTTTTGAAGGTTATTGCAAatatggtaatagttctccttgtgagacaccccgATGGTGCAATCTGGAATAGTACATTTAGacatgaatactagaatgtctaGAAAAATTTAGAAGATTGGCACTGGAATCCTAAAAGggtaaatatttacctttgtatgggtCTCGTtcctagtaaagaaagaatgctaGGTGAcctgaagagccagtgagatgaagcaaggggcaCTAAAAgtaaagaatgttttgttgaagttatcATAATAAAGTGATTGACAGAAATTTtagccggagaataagaagagagtaattgaagtattatgagtaagatgtgataaatgatgataacggtaaatcaaaatatgatagaatgatagagtctatagtcaagtgaaggaaaagacaagaggtgacaggccttgagacaataaaagagtataggccaaaggCTATATCCTCATTCGAGAATTGAGTTGGTGACTCGAACGTGATTACCAGAAAGAAAAATTAGACCCCCGTAGTAATAGAATTTAGTATGggataataaataagataaaaaatcaaacatgaattagggatcaaAGGAATTGGTAATAGTCGATattgtgagaatttcagagatcgtgtttcaacaataatagaatagaaaacaggcgaataacctttaaaggtcatttaggaagacgcttccttaaagcaagcactctgagcagagttaatcttaagggactaagtgtgccaattacactaggtgtcaccttcgtgcataagaaattcagttatccctggtacacaAGGGTTACcataaggcgagtaagggtcattgatgatgtgaaaagacgccaaaaatgaagaggtaaaacatctatagataGATCTTCGTAGCACTAAGTCTTAGTACTCTACTAAAGAAGGGAAGAtagtgtgatatggtattaagtcagagttaCTGGTTAGGCAACTATGGAATAATAAAGaaagaatgtggtagaaaggcgaaaggaataagattgcatttattcagaccCTACAGATATGTTACAACTCCAGAACATTAGGCAAGCACGCCGCCGAGGAGAGGCAATAAGGGTTCCCAcaccagatgttattgataaataagtgtgaatgaacACTTAATatataaggagccagtacgagtggtaagttaagacaaagaaaataacccaagagagattatgtggaatatagatatgagcacggaccaacgagtagttagtagttgattcgggaagaacctagttatggctagacaagaggatacagacaaatcatgCAGATTGTGCAAggtaaacatagtgaaccccaacatagtgaattcgATCTTGCAGATAtaatgacatcgtgatccttgagaaatactTGGATAGGATTTGGGGGAGTTAAAAGTACCGAATATGTGTTACagagataaaagaaagtgccaccagGGAGACAgccaaaatttcagttcagaagcaaccctacgagcccAAGGGCGCAGAGGTAGGTAACTaaagataattataggcaagtaagaacatcaaaaattcctttAGGTATACCACATAATCAGCTCACAACTTTATAAGAGTCAGATGATCTCCcttaaatactacaatgaaagactagctgaggccTGAGGaaaaaggaagaaggcttcaacctaagcatagtaacttgaagaagaaatggtcttgtaacaatagtctcactacaacattgtatacactccataagaaagtggtacctatcgtggctaatgaatgggaagtaaaaatcaaaagctgatatttgagatcatatgagttacaggaaattccagTATTCACAGGCACTAAGATAAGCCGAGCATTCATGAAGCAAGTGATAGAACGACAAAAAAAAGTAATTGCCTATGTTTAAAGGCAACTGAGACGGCatgaaaggaaatctatggtgctagcaagtgaaagaaaggttgtgaatagtataaatagatatatgtaggtcgcaagctaaattatcgtagagtgacaaggtttaaggtagataggagtaaggataagaaaagacaagtgagaaggtgacacaAATAGGtgagtcctcgggattaaacccatcacaaCAAGAAAGCTAATGGCTTCCGTAACTTATTGaaagctcggtacagcctgaatgaacttagaggagtctaagactaggtgcatttagaagagatggaatgctgccctagtagtagaataagggtgtaattgtaatAAATTATAAGATAATaacgtttaggcctttgattgagcaATAATTTAAAGAGaatggatttcatgaattgcacaggatcagaatacccccataagatgaatcatcttgggatgctatgaaatacggttattgaagtatagtattgtccctAAGTGGATCAAGAAAATCACTTAAGATGTTCCCTAATGAGATGTGAGCCccagtgacaatgtattacgtaagaggtttcaagttatgaGTGGTAGATTAATATCAACATTAAGATGGATCAAtgatggatggataaaagttaaaaagtatgagaggagattaagttgtcattcttaagatgaacaataatgaggaagcattaaaggacttagatttatacatgtaggataagcagcgagagaatAACGTGGAGTTGGGGAACAAacctcgataataataaaacaaaagtaagaGTAACCTgcctagatgcagtaaagccaTAAGGATTGATAtctgaggctatgaaacaagagatatcaatagtcgtaagttcaacaaagtacaaagcgaagaacttcagtatacctattgATGCCTacagggacagcttgtcatagttctgtatatgttcataaagtgaggcttagagattggctaaaagatggaggaaaaaggggAGAAGAGTCTCTAGGCACTCATACAAGGACACAAtcgtacatactgcatgatataaggtagcaatagttacaatattggaagaattccgacaacATGTCATAGCGTGAGAAAGATgcctaaagggggaataccctagcgtttggatttattcacaaaacagttgcctagatggaaagatgagcattaaagtattcgtaagagctatagtttatgaaactgataagtgcatcagtcaacattcaaggatgaatgttccaaaggggggaatgatgttacaccccaagttttcatacgtgagagtacatcgtaagccattgatgtaagctcagaaatgagattatatttggaagaaaataaagtaagttaatcatgttaccttggaggttacaaatatttaagatcatgaataagaAGTACCAAAAGGTTTGGAAAGCTTAGAAGTTAaaccaatttaagaaaataagtttcgtcgaaagttgacaagtttcaaatgttataacatatactttggggtgagactggggttcttaacatgataaagaggttATGCTAtcagttattttagtcgtatgatagtcattTGCTACGTTTTGAAGGCAagaaagttgtggaacaagagttagcaaaggtcatcacaagttacatcggagtagagagatatttgtatttttgcgagaccgcgcaagcagctcccaatgggacccacttaggcggtagTTGACTTAATTCACTTTATAAACGCTTCGGACGCctatttttaactcattttcaacTCAACtttgtctccaaacttctcctaacccttaTAAACAGATACCACAAGGATTTGAAGTTATTctaaagtgattacaccatatttcaatatcaaaacttagttctagtgaagaacaacacctctttgaggttgtgttatCATTGAGGATTATTGTGGGTTGTGTTTTGCTGAAATTCCAAGTTTTTGCTACtggctaaggtgagtataactgcctactaattatgcttaagcttgcttgtatgttggttaagttgttaggatgataaagtacaagataatacttggattatctTAAGTCACTTAAATGGtattgtattgccattgagggttgTTATGAGCTGAATATAACTTGGGTTTCAGTTTGAAGTTATTGTTGGAGGTATGTGTATTGTGTTCTtgcatgtgcttaaggttatcttgatgttgattaagttaaatagatggagtagacatgaactagtgaataaatttactaattgaagatagttggagttgaggattgtttcctttgttataaatatatagtataaggatggaatcattgatgGATGACTTCATTATCGTAttaatgatactattaagttaatgtaagaagtctataaggggtgatatgggttatacggattccaatcggagcttgtcgCTCAttgtgaagtagttgtgacttgttgttgttatatggtgtcttgttattgatatttacatGTTGATGGATTTCTCTGGTTGTTGTTATTGGTATATGGTGTTGTAGAAGGCCCTTGTTACTGGGGAGATGTTGCCCGAATTTAAgtaaatgagctactagcttaagttacaaacttagcctttactcagcactgattttgaatctccttatactatgatagattgagttgacttgtttgaagagttgcatggaaggtattaaggactcaacgggtttaatgTATAttaaggcacttccttctttcttttggcatgatctaaagtgaaatgaatacgttatttcataacggatctactcctagcaactaaggttgtccatgttgttctttccttataaaattattctaagcaagcgtgtatgatccttgaatcctactgaggttcatattaagggtatggatgtccataatgttaatcgaagttACAACAACCTTAAGCCACTCCAAAAGGTATAGAACGTGATTCGATGAGTCTAGCATACATTATATATAGtgtctattttactctaccgagccacgctatagtcggccgggtacggaacctattgtgcaaccactgatcagttggatttaccgagcttcacgtggccaggtacgattctaccgagccttatgatcgCCGGGGTACATTTTTATCGagtagatttgggtcgtgacatcaacaTTTCCCATTTTTCCTCCGTTTTGGCTCTAATCTCGCACCTTTCGCCCCAAATTGCTTCCGAGATGATTCCTACACATTAAAACACCACGAATTAACATAAACCGATACATTTTATATATGAAATCCATGAAATACGAGTAAAACATGAATTTGATATATATACactttaagctaaatatcacCTTGCTCTATCAACTTCGATTCTACTACAGAGATCATGCACACATCCTCATAATACCTAGGAAGGTTAAACGTCTTGTACACATTAAATGTGATTTCTTCATCATGCACTCTCATCTTTAGCTTGCCCTCTCTCACATCAAAACCAGTGGCCAAGCATGGTCGCCCCACAATAATTGGAACCTCCTCATCGGCCATGTAGTCATGACTAATGAAGTTTGTAGGAAAGATGAACTTCCCTACTCGCACCAGCACATCTTCAATAATTTCTTCAGGCACTGCTAATGACCGATCCGCTAGCTGTAGAGTTATAGTAGTAGGCTTGGGGGCTCCAAGATCGAGCAGCTTGAACACTGATAGTGGCATCAAATTAATGCGCACTCCCAGAATGCACAAGGCTATACCAACCTCGTATTTTCCAATCGCCAAGGGGATTGTAAAACAACCAGGATCCTTCAACTTAGGCGGGAGCTTACTCTGTACTCTAGTACtacactcctcagtaagtgcaaccgttTCAAACTCTATCAACCTTCTTTTGTTGGCCACAATGTCTCTCAGGTACTTGGCATATTTAGGAACTGCTTGTAGCACTTCTACCAAAGGTATATTCACACACACCTGGCTCAAGATGTCTAAGAATTTTTTGTACTTGTAATCATCTTTCGATTTTTGCAACCTTTAAGGAAAAGGCAATTGTGGCCTTACCTCTATCTCTATCATAgtcaaaatttgaaattgagggGTAAAGATGGACTTTTATTCTCAAAAAATATAGATACGAAAAGTATATTCATTTTACACTTGAGCTCCATTAATGACAAGGATAAATAAAAGATAATTTGCAATTGACAAAGATATTATTGGAGCAAAAGTATAATGAAAAACAAAATTAAGCAATTTCAAACGGTAAATGAGCAAATTTAAACATTTTCCCACCTTAATTTCCAAGCGAAAGAGTAATAACATGTGGAAAGGGTGAATGGACAATCCTATAATTAGATGTGGGGGGTCTGGCTAACAAAACCCAATGGGGTGCCCAAATCAATGCCCTTAAATAATGGACCATTGTTCTTAATTCCCTTTCCAATGAGATCTCAAAAGACCAACATCCTCCCTAACTATCCCATTCTCCAAAAACCCACGACCACTCTCTTTGTccatttattatttattcttcCCAATTAAACTATactttcatttatttttaaaaaaaatctcaatATACTTAAGATTTTCTGGTCCCCACCACCTCCTTTGCTACTTCTAAACGATAAGTATACAGTAGTTTATTACATAAACACATCTTACCCCATAAATATAACTTCATCTCCTTCGAATTACCATGTAATTACAGTGCTATTCTCAAGTCAAAAGAGGGTACTtgagttgatatatatatatgtgtgtgtgaagCTTTAAAAGGATAACCAAATCTTTTGTGATCACATTTTTTTGAAACTTTTATAGTTTTAAAAGGGTTTTTTTCATAGTTATCTACGTATCTTAGTGTAACATTGATATAAGCTTTATTTCGAAATAATGATTTAAGTAATGCTCAGGTCAACTTAGTTTCTTTTTCAACAGAATAAAGTGAAGAAAGATATCGATTGTTTGCTAGGTCATGGATTCGAATTTACACCAAccttacaacaatcaaacaaaTTTTCCCagaggaaataaaaaaaagattgaTGGGTCCCAAGGGCCAGTTAATCAAATGGACTGCTTCAAACATCATGTGAGATTGTTCATTGTAAGGTGCCGAGGGAGCATTATACATTATATTTAACTTTTAATGGTGGAAAATTTTTGAGAGAACCCAAACTTAatcaattaatttttaaaaaatttacctcctatagcaagctattacaccctatttattataaatcaaagtaatttcaaaatattattatttatagctACTTTTTCTATTTATTTACCTACCATTGCAACATGAAACACCtacctggagtgcaagttcagcgctgagccgagggaagtgggcgtggatatgaggcttgaatcacaagtcatcccaagtagaggcagcttcaagtaccttgggtcagttatccaGGGGGAGGgaagatcgacgaggatgtcacacaccgtattgggataggatggatgaagtggaggttagcatctagagtccggtgtgacaagagagtgtcacctatactcaaaggtaagttttataaagcggtgaaTAGACCGGTCATGATATATGGAgttgagtgttggcctgttaagaactcacatattcagaagagcagaaatgaggatgttgaggtagatgtgcgggcacactaggatggataagattaggaatgataatattcgggagaaggtgcatgtggctcccatttGATGACAAAATGCGGGAAGTGAGGCTtggatggttcgggcatgtatagaggagaagcctagatgccccagtaaggaggtgtgagcggctgatTGTGGAGGGCATGAGAAGAgatagagggcggcctaagagtATTGTGGAGAgatgatcaggcaggatatggcgaggattcagatttccgaggacatgacacttgataggaagatatgAAGGTCGAGTATTATGGTTGTAAGTTAAGAGGTggttgagtcttgccttacttcATACCATTGTGAGACTAGTCTGGTAGGATTTTTGTGTAAGATAACTATTGGCAATGTTATGTCTTACTATTTCGTTTTTCAATGCCGGACCTATTTACTAgttatcgcttttgctttgcatttttcttctGGATTCCATGTTGTTcatatttttcctatgatttctaGGGTGATACTGATATTATCtccttgtctttttgtttcttgagctgagggtcattcgaaaatagtctctctactccttcggggtaggggtaaggtctgcgtacacagtaccttccccagatcccactagtgaaattttactgggttattgttgttgttgtttgtgtaTAAGCAATATGTATAGACAtttgaaaagaatcaagtctTTTATTGCATACTTCAATTTTACTTCCCCACCCAACTTATG is a genomic window of Nicotiana tabacum cultivar K326 chromosome 16, ASM71507v2, whole genome shotgun sequence containing:
- the LOC107809535 gene encoding uncharacterized protein LOC107809535, whose translation is MIEIEVCVNIPLVEVLQAVPKYAKYLRDIVANKRRLIEFETVALTEECSTRVQSKLPPKLKDPGCFTIPLAIGKYEVGIALCILGVRINLMPLSVFKLLDLGAPKPTTITLQLADRSLAVPEEIIEDVLVRVGKFIFPTNFISHDYMADEEVPIIVGRPCLATGFDVREGKLKMRVHDEEITFNVYKTFNLPRYYEDVCMISVVESKLIEQGDI